From the Candidatus Methanoplasma cognatum genome, one window contains:
- the truA gene encoding tRNA pseudouridine(38-40) synthase TruA, with the protein MIRAAVKIAYLGEHFSGSQIQPGCRTVGGDVLSDLTAVTNMRDEDIDLKLASRTDRGVNALGNVAVFNSSIDDPEILLRALNAVSKGIFYRSAALVGREFNPRFADVRIYRYVLPSRGMDVSAMRSCAKAFVGEHDFTRFCKPGGRPATLVMNSVSVREEDGVIIIDFSARYYLWNMIRRIAAAIIAVGRGDSSVSDIKDALGGKDVSFGIARPDALTLLDVCYKDVEFTASSSDVFAGKVEEEVFKNRLGSMFFTSL; encoded by the coding sequence ATGATCAGAGCGGCAGTTAAGATAGCTTACCTGGGCGAACATTTCTCCGGCTCCCAGATACAGCCCGGCTGCAGGACCGTGGGAGGAGATGTCCTTTCCGATCTGACAGCGGTCACGAACATGAGGGATGAGGACATAGACCTGAAACTCGCAAGCAGAACGGACCGGGGAGTGAACGCCCTCGGAAATGTCGCTGTATTCAACAGCAGCATCGATGATCCGGAGATCCTGCTCAGAGCCCTGAACGCAGTATCAAAGGGGATCTTCTACAGAAGCGCGGCACTTGTCGGGAGAGAGTTCAACCCCAGGTTCGCCGATGTCAGAATATACAGATACGTTCTCCCCTCCCGCGGCATGGACGTCTCCGCGATGAGGAGCTGTGCCAAAGCATTTGTCGGAGAGCACGACTTCACAAGGTTCTGCAAGCCAGGAGGACGCCCCGCGACGCTTGTCATGAACTCTGTCTCCGTGCGGGAGGAGGACGGCGTGATCATCATCGACTTCTCTGCAAGATACTACCTGTGGAACATGATACGCCGCATCGCCGCCGCCATCATCGCAGTGGGAAGAGGAGATTCCTCCGTCTCCGACATAAAGGACGCGCTTGGCGGGAAGGACGTCTCCTTCGGCATCGCAAGGCCCGACGCGCTTACGCTCCTGGACGTTTGCTACAAAGACGTGGAGTTCACGGCGTCATCATCGGACGTGTTCGCGGGAAAGGTCGAAGAAGAGGTCTTCAAAAATAGGCTGGGAAGCATGTTCTTCACATCATTGTGA
- the purD gene encoding phosphoribosylamine--glycine ligase, translated as MRILTVGGGGREHAAVEALYRSGAEIYSVMKNANPGIMRRAKEYKLINERLVDDICEFAIEHDVSYAFIGPEAPLEIGLVDALEHIGVKCAAPTKDAAMIETSKSFMRHLMSKYKIEGNIEYSIFRTPESAEEYLKTLNKEIVVKPVGLTGGKGVKVQGEHINGHEETMAYVREILREIDEDSVIIEEKVVGEEFTQMVFVDGRHLVPMPLVQDHKRAYEGDVGPNTGGMGSYSDADHLLPFIPADAKDKALDILGQIVDAMNEEGCPYRGPMYGQFMLTRTGLKLIEINARFGDPEAMNILPILETNFHTVIKDMAGGKLKEDTVKFKNLATVCKYVVPKGYGIKSEPGYEIMIDEESIRECGAEIFYANVDERDGKLFTGTSRSIGIVGIGETIEEAEQRCEAALKFVKGDMIWARHDIGKRDLIQKKTDRMKNLLS; from the coding sequence ATGAGAATCTTGACTGTAGGCGGCGGAGGAAGGGAGCATGCGGCCGTAGAGGCCCTGTACCGTTCCGGAGCCGAGATCTATTCCGTAATGAAGAACGCAAATCCTGGCATAATGAGAAGGGCCAAGGAATACAAACTCATTAACGAAAGACTTGTTGACGACATCTGCGAATTTGCCATCGAGCACGACGTGAGCTACGCCTTCATCGGGCCCGAGGCCCCATTGGAGATCGGTCTGGTTGACGCACTGGAACATATAGGCGTAAAATGCGCGGCCCCTACTAAGGACGCGGCCATGATCGAGACCTCCAAATCGTTCATGAGGCATCTTATGTCGAAATACAAGATCGAGGGGAACATCGAATACTCCATTTTCAGAACTCCGGAGAGCGCAGAGGAATACCTTAAGACGCTGAATAAAGAGATAGTTGTAAAGCCTGTCGGATTGACCGGGGGGAAAGGGGTCAAGGTCCAGGGAGAACACATCAACGGCCACGAGGAGACAATGGCCTATGTCAGAGAGATCCTGAGAGAGATAGACGAGGACAGCGTCATCATAGAAGAAAAGGTCGTGGGGGAGGAATTCACCCAGATGGTCTTCGTCGACGGCAGACACTTGGTGCCCATGCCTTTGGTCCAGGACCACAAAAGAGCGTACGAAGGGGATGTGGGGCCAAACACGGGAGGGATGGGCTCCTATTCGGATGCGGATCACCTTCTGCCTTTTATCCCCGCGGATGCGAAAGATAAAGCGCTGGACATACTCGGGCAGATAGTGGATGCAATGAATGAGGAGGGATGCCCGTACCGCGGCCCTATGTACGGCCAATTCATGCTGACGAGGACCGGCCTCAAGTTAATAGAGATCAACGCCAGATTCGGAGACCCGGAGGCAATGAATATTCTTCCGATACTCGAGACCAATTTCCATACTGTCATAAAAGATATGGCCGGGGGGAAACTGAAAGAGGACACTGTCAAATTCAAGAATCTCGCTACCGTCTGCAAGTATGTCGTCCCCAAAGGCTACGGTATCAAATCCGAACCCGGATATGAGATAATGATCGATGAGGAAAGCATACGCGAGTGCGGTGCGGAGATATTCTATGCGAATGTCGACGAAAGGGACGGCAAGCTGTTCACGGGAACATCCAGATCCATCGGGATAGTGGGCATAGGCGAGACGATAGAGGAGGCTGAGCAGAGATGCGAGGCGGCCCTGAAATTCGTCAAAGGGGATATGATCTGGGCCCGGCACGACATCGGAAAACGCGATCTGATACAGAAGAAGACGGACCGCATGAAGAACCTCCTGTCATGA
- the hypB gene encoding hydrogenase nickel incorporation protein HypB, with product MHIVQVGMEYDVLKENNRIANSNYRLLKEKNVRAIEFMGSIGSGKTSLIIKLAERMRNKGLKVCAIAGDVTGDDDQRRMRGSGLEAVNCNTGHECHLDANLIKKSLDKIDLDGYDVVFIENVGNLVCPADFPLGADYRVVVISTTEGDDMVRKHHDIFLHSDIAILNKMDIADAVGVDPDVITDDYRKLTGGLKTMYKCSTKTEEGIDEIISVLEL from the coding sequence ATGCACATCGTCCAAGTGGGGATGGAGTATGATGTTCTGAAAGAGAACAACAGGATAGCAAACTCAAACTACCGCCTACTGAAGGAGAAGAACGTCAGGGCGATAGAGTTTATGGGTTCCATCGGGTCCGGAAAGACCTCCCTTATAATCAAATTGGCCGAGAGAATGAGAAACAAAGGCCTCAAAGTGTGTGCGATAGCGGGGGATGTCACCGGCGATGACGATCAGAGGAGGATGAGGGGGTCCGGCCTTGAGGCAGTGAACTGCAACACCGGCCATGAATGCCACCTTGACGCCAACCTCATAAAGAAGAGCCTTGACAAAATAGACTTGGACGGATACGATGTGGTCTTCATTGAGAACGTCGGCAACCTAGTGTGCCCTGCCGATTTTCCGCTTGGGGCGGATTACAGAGTGGTCGTGATATCAACGACCGAGGGCGACGACATGGTGAGAAAACATCATGACATATTCCTGCATTCCGACATTGCCATACTGAATAAGATGGATATCGCGGATGCGGTGGGAGTGGATCCGGACGTCATCACGGATGACTATAGGAAGCTAACGGGCGGACTGAAGACCATGTATAAGTGCAGCACAAAAACAGAGGAAGGCATAGACGAGATAATCTCCGTGCTGGAACTCTGA
- the gatD gene encoding Glu-tRNA(Gln) amidotransferase subunit GatD, with the protein MSYSISLSKLLESIGAKEGSKLSVESRGKTYIGTLMPHHDFSGGDVVVLKLSSGYNIGVRIFEDSAIKVLEQPRPYEKKEVAAEFREGLPTITIIGTGGTISSNADRRGTGALHPALPVSELVDSVPGLRESANISAKTLFSVFSENISTEHWQELAEAVANEINGGADAVIILHGTDTMGYTAAALSFMLAGVPKPVVLVGAQRSPDRPASDAPSNITAAVRFCVKGGTAGVFVVMHNTLEDDSFAVHIGTRVRKMHTSRRDAFKSINAAPIAFLDEKGTITFTKEGRGVTSEKASAKTKMERSTILLQYYPGMDPSLFEGMMMKSKGIVISGSGLGHVNEGMISLIKKACGNGSVVVVTSQCFSGRTNLNVYSTGRDMLSAGAVAVLDMLPETAYVKLMWALANSESPEEAKRLMTTSLADEMGDRREVDV; encoded by the coding sequence ATGAGCTATTCGATTTCTCTATCCAAACTGTTGGAAAGCATCGGAGCTAAGGAAGGTTCCAAGCTTTCGGTGGAATCCAGAGGCAAAACATATATAGGTACGCTTATGCCGCATCATGATTTCAGCGGCGGCGACGTTGTGGTCCTTAAACTAAGCAGCGGATACAACATAGGCGTAAGGATCTTTGAGGATTCCGCAATAAAAGTGCTGGAACAGCCGCGGCCTTATGAAAAGAAAGAGGTTGCGGCTGAGTTCAGAGAGGGACTCCCGACGATCACCATAATTGGCACAGGCGGAACGATCTCGTCCAACGCCGACCGCCGCGGGACGGGCGCCCTTCATCCCGCGCTCCCAGTATCGGAGCTGGTGGACTCGGTGCCGGGACTGAGGGAGAGCGCCAACATCTCCGCAAAGACCCTGTTCTCTGTATTCTCGGAGAACATCAGCACGGAACACTGGCAGGAGCTTGCGGAAGCCGTCGCGAACGAGATCAACGGCGGCGCGGACGCGGTCATAATCCTGCACGGAACGGATACCATGGGGTACACTGCGGCGGCCCTTTCGTTCATGCTCGCCGGCGTCCCGAAGCCGGTGGTGCTGGTCGGCGCGCAGCGTTCTCCCGACAGGCCGGCGTCCGACGCCCCGTCGAACATCACGGCGGCCGTAAGGTTCTGCGTCAAAGGAGGAACGGCGGGAGTGTTCGTGGTCATGCACAATACTCTGGAGGACGATTCGTTCGCCGTGCACATCGGAACAAGGGTGAGGAAGATGCACACTTCAAGGCGCGACGCGTTCAAAAGCATCAATGCCGCACCGATCGCATTCCTGGATGAGAAAGGAACGATCACATTCACAAAAGAAGGAAGAGGCGTAACGTCGGAGAAAGCGTCCGCAAAGACAAAGATGGAAAGGTCGACGATACTCCTCCAATATTACCCCGGCATGGATCCGTCACTTTTCGAAGGGATGATGATGAAAAGCAAGGGGATAGTCATATCCGGTTCCGGACTCGGTCACGTCAACGAAGGCATGATCTCTCTGATAAAGAAGGCCTGCGGCAACGGTTCGGTGGTGGTTGTGACCTCTCAATGTTTCAGCGGCCGGACCAATCTTAACGTTTACAGCACAGGAAGGGACATGCTCTCGGCCGGTGCCGTTGCGGTCCTGGACATGCTCCCCGAGACGGCATATGTGAAGCTGATGTGGGCGCTTGCCAATTCCGAGAGCCCGGAGGAAGCGAAAAGGCTGATGACGACTTCCCTTGCGGATGAGATGGGAGATAGGAGGGAAGTGGATGTCTGA
- the gatE gene encoding Glu-tRNA(Gln) amidotransferase subunit GatE codes for MSERELKCGIEIHQQLDTKKLFCDCESNLADSGYGAFYRRLRPTASELGEMDRAALAQFQKDEGFRYQCCEGCTCLADLDEEPPHSVNDDAMDTTLTFSMMLGAQVIDEIHFMRKMAIDGSNTTGYQRTALISVDGAIDVNGKKIGIQTVCLEEDSARKLESDGNEVLWRLDRLGIPLIEVATAPDMETPEEVMEVALRLGTILRATKRVKRGIGTIREDINISIPGGARVEIKGAQELRLLPDYVRNEMERQKMLILIKGILNGRGTKPAEFIPVDATEVFSKCGSKVIKGAIDEKGKVIAVRLPGFSGVMNGDNGKLRLGSEMAQYARVQGVKGIFHSDELPNYGIEKEFIDALRSLLDLPSDEAFVICAAKEKKAVNALRAAVNRANQAIEGVPEETRDPLPDGTTRYSRPLPGAARMYPETDVPPIYMTEERLKAIEENMPELPEEIEKRLVTSYGINAQQAGQIVRQSRDEIFVKISEGTGMTSAAATALTSTYAELEREGLDPDSIPDGKMLKAFELLRANRFSKEALPSLLREVAKGTDAEEAIGRLGLETVGSDEATGVISSIVKEREDFVRSKGLEAIGPLMGPVMAALRGKIDGKQANELLAEEIKKLIG; via the coding sequence ATGTCTGAACGGGAACTGAAATGCGGCATCGAGATCCACCAGCAGCTTGACACGAAGAAATTATTCTGCGACTGCGAGAGCAATCTTGCGGACAGCGGATACGGGGCATTCTACCGCAGGCTCAGGCCCACCGCCAGCGAGCTGGGGGAGATGGACAGGGCCGCGCTGGCACAGTTCCAGAAGGACGAAGGGTTCAGGTACCAATGCTGCGAAGGCTGCACCTGCCTTGCGGACCTGGACGAAGAGCCTCCCCACTCGGTGAACGATGACGCCATGGATACGACGCTGACATTTTCGATGATGCTTGGCGCCCAGGTGATAGATGAGATACACTTCATGCGTAAGATGGCAATAGACGGCTCGAACACCACCGGTTATCAGAGGACGGCTCTGATATCTGTCGACGGGGCGATAGACGTCAACGGCAAGAAGATAGGGATACAGACGGTCTGTCTGGAAGAGGATTCCGCAAGGAAACTCGAATCCGACGGGAACGAGGTGCTGTGGCGCCTTGACAGGCTGGGGATACCGCTGATAGAGGTTGCGACCGCGCCCGATATGGAGACGCCGGAGGAAGTGATGGAAGTAGCGCTCAGACTCGGAACGATCCTGAGAGCGACGAAGAGAGTCAAGCGGGGAATAGGAACGATCAGAGAGGACATCAATATCTCGATACCGGGAGGGGCCAGGGTCGAGATCAAAGGGGCCCAGGAACTCAGGCTGCTTCCAGACTATGTAAGGAACGAGATGGAAAGGCAGAAGATGCTCATCTTGATCAAAGGGATCCTGAACGGAAGAGGGACGAAACCCGCCGAATTCATACCGGTCGACGCGACCGAGGTATTCTCCAAATGCGGGTCGAAGGTCATCAAAGGCGCCATTGACGAAAAAGGAAAAGTGATCGCCGTAAGACTGCCCGGCTTCTCCGGAGTAATGAACGGCGACAACGGGAAATTAAGACTTGGATCGGAAATGGCGCAGTATGCCAGGGTCCAGGGTGTGAAGGGAATATTCCATTCCGACGAACTTCCCAACTACGGAATAGAAAAAGAGTTCATAGACGCTCTGAGGTCCCTGCTTGATCTTCCTTCCGACGAAGCGTTCGTCATATGCGCCGCAAAGGAGAAGAAAGCGGTCAACGCGCTGAGGGCGGCTGTGAACAGGGCGAACCAAGCGATAGAAGGCGTGCCGGAAGAGACAAGGGACCCGCTGCCGGACGGCACCACAAGATACTCAAGACCGCTTCCGGGCGCGGCAAGGATGTACCCGGAGACGGACGTTCCGCCCATCTATATGACCGAAGAGAGGCTGAAGGCAATAGAGGAGAACATGCCCGAATTGCCGGAGGAGATCGAGAAAAGGCTGGTCACATCATATGGCATAAACGCACAGCAGGCCGGTCAGATCGTGAGACAGAGCCGCGATGAGATATTTGTTAAGATATCGGAGGGAACGGGAATGACCTCGGCGGCGGCGACCGCCCTGACGAGCACGTATGCGGAGCTGGAGCGCGAGGGACTCGATCCCGACTCGATCCCTGACGGAAAAATGCTGAAGGCGTTCGAGCTCCTGAGGGCGAACAGGTTCTCAAAAGAGGCGTTGCCGTCGCTGCTGAGGGAGGTCGCCAAAGGAACCGACGCAGAGGAAGCTATCGGCAGATTGGGACTGGAGACCGTAGGCAGCGACGAGGCGACCGGAGTGATATCGTCCATTGTCAAAGAGCGCGAGGATTTCGTAAGGTCAAAAGGCCTTGAAGCGATAGGGCCTCTGATGGGCCCGGTCATGGCTGCCCTGAGGGGAAAGATCGACGGAAAGCAGGCTAACGAACTCCTTGCCGAAGAGATAAAGAAGCTCATAGGCTGA
- a CDS encoding methyltransferase has translation MKYDPKLIVEDDDGVYPPSDDSFLLISSLNIRAGERILEIGCGSGIVSMHCALNGGVVTCGDINKKAVALTKRNMALNSLDADVVETDLYSNISGRFDTIIFNIPYLPVKEEGDLALAWSGGDDGLGPLPGLITGAQDHLLPKGRLVIVVSSLMDQDSLQSVLEGLDVRTLSELPLFFERLSVLEISL, from the coding sequence ATGAAGTATGATCCGAAACTGATCGTCGAAGATGATGACGGAGTCTATCCGCCCTCCGACGACAGTTTTCTTTTGATAAGCTCGCTGAACATCCGCGCCGGAGAAAGGATATTGGAGATCGGATGCGGCTCCGGGATCGTATCGATGCACTGTGCGCTGAACGGAGGGGTCGTCACCTGCGGGGACATCAACAAAAAAGCCGTAGCCCTGACAAAGAGGAACATGGCGCTGAACTCGCTTGACGCGGATGTGGTCGAAACGGACCTCTATTCGAATATCAGCGGAAGGTTCGACACGATAATATTCAATATTCCGTATCTCCCGGTCAAGGAGGAGGGGGATCTGGCGCTTGCCTGGTCCGGCGGGGACGACGGCCTCGGGCCTCTTCCCGGCCTGATAACGGGCGCGCAGGATCATCTTCTCCCAAAAGGGAGACTGGTCATCGTTGTATCGTCGCTTATGGACCAAGACTCTCTGCAGTCTGTTCTGGAAGGGCTTGATGTAAGGACATTGTCCGAACTTCCCCTTTTCTTTGAGAGGCTCAGCGTCCTTGAGATCAGCCTATGA
- a CDS encoding MBL fold metallo-hydrolase: MRYGGMIKLDVLAIGNFQRDQEGKVFDAHSSSVLIRTNERTIVVDTSTSYMRPAIKTSFKQIGVFPKDVDTVVLTHSHYDHVGNNDMFENAEILVHPDEHGRIDGAKPIETDKELAPGVRIVHTPGHTKGSISVFVRADMKYAIAGDSLPKQGNYERMVPPAINIDAEVALESLKMIIRYADVIIPGHDPPFLAER; this comes from the coding sequence ATGAGATACGGAGGCATGATAAAACTGGACGTGCTGGCGATCGGAAACTTCCAAAGGGATCAGGAAGGAAAGGTATTCGACGCGCATTCTTCATCTGTTCTGATAAGAACAAACGAAAGGACGATAGTGGTCGACACCAGCACCAGCTACATGAGGCCGGCGATAAAGACGTCCTTCAAGCAGATAGGCGTGTTCCCGAAAGACGTCGACACGGTGGTGCTCACTCACTCTCATTACGATCATGTGGGCAACAACGACATGTTCGAGAATGCGGAGATACTGGTACATCCGGACGAGCACGGCCGAATCGACGGCGCCAAACCTATTGAAACAGACAAAGAGTTGGCGCCGGGAGTGAGGATCGTCCACACCCCGGGCCATACGAAAGGGTCCATAAGCGTTTTCGTCAGGGCCGATATGAAATATGCGATCGCCGGGGACTCGCTGCCGAAGCAAGGAAACTATGAGAGGATGGTGCCTCCCGCGATAAACATAGACGCAGAGGTTGCACTGGAAAGCTTAAAGATGATAATCAGGTATGCCGATGTTATAATACCGGGACACGATCCCCCCTTCTTGGCAGAAAGGTGA
- a CDS encoding HAD-IB family phosphatase has product MRRYDLVCFDMDGVLTSIRSSWHWINLCLDVDNGPTYQAYVNGEIDQVEFMRRDIAQWKMVNPDIRISDLIRILQKLPLTGGIQETIACLKSNGMKCVIVSGGISLAARMICEEFGFDDHVADEICSHPDGSLTGEGRMNVDLEDKGINVRHFIEKYGTTKERTVSVGNSFIDIPMFKNSGMSIAFNPTDEFTSKAATFTVRSDNLADILDHILPQEDAQSSSSKSNPS; this is encoded by the coding sequence ATGAGAAGATACGACCTTGTTTGTTTTGATATGGACGGCGTCCTGACATCGATCAGAAGCTCCTGGCACTGGATCAACCTGTGCCTCGACGTCGATAACGGTCCGACATACCAAGCATACGTCAACGGGGAGATAGATCAGGTTGAGTTTATGAGGAGGGACATAGCTCAATGGAAAATGGTCAACCCCGACATCAGGATATCGGACCTCATCAGGATCCTCCAGAAACTGCCGCTCACCGGAGGTATACAGGAAACGATCGCATGTCTGAAGAGCAACGGAATGAAATGTGTGATAGTCAGCGGCGGCATCAGTCTTGCCGCCAGGATGATCTGCGAAGAGTTCGGATTCGACGATCATGTCGCGGATGAGATATGCAGCCATCCAGACGGGAGTCTGACCGGCGAGGGGCGGATGAACGTAGATCTTGAGGACAAGGGAATCAACGTCAGGCATTTCATTGAAAAGTACGGCACTACTAAGGAGAGGACGGTATCGGTCGGCAACTCATTCATTGACATACCTATGTTCAAAAATTCCGGGATGTCCATAGCGTTCAACCCCACTGACGAATTCACAAGCAAGGCGGCTACGTTCACGGTAAGATCGGACAATCTTGCCGACATCCTGGACCATATACTTCCGCAGGAAGACGCTCAATCGTCTTCTTCGAAGTCGAACCCGTCCTGA
- a CDS encoding DUF4139 domain-containing protein, whose amino-acid sequence MASEITQAVVYLSGAQITRTRTFKLKSGTNKVAFGDLPLDMNGRSITASSDGKCFVQSVSHSTVYAKTENKRISELYAKLEKLKGELSIERSMFGVLTEEENLIRKNAQTPDGKTFRSEDMKDAVLFFRERMASLCGEKFESQKKIEKLSYEISKIESQIGADDRGRRRSQVEIEVHCDGDTESELTISYFIHNARWIPYYDIRVKDIGSPLSLASKAIVYQNTGEDWNNIDIILSTGNPSLSGNLPDLRPWYIDFYVPYAPEPSPEWNTAYQAAPSMRLRKSAEMPVCADLCVEECASDALTVKPAAPLAVQTESVASVEYTLPVPYTVLSSETGKTVDILTHELKASYQYRCVRKLEKDVFLVAEVKDWTHLNLLAGNANVFFEDKYVGEIHVDPRKAEEGLRISLGRDKNIIVTRVRGKDYTSTSTMGSSAKASREWTINARNLRKQDIDITIEDQIPVSANKDITVDAVNVSGAELDKETGKLTWKFTLSPADSKVLSVKYMVTYPKNRTVILE is encoded by the coding sequence ATGGCAAGCGAGATCACACAAGCAGTAGTGTACCTGAGCGGCGCACAGATCACAAGGACGCGGACCTTCAAACTTAAAAGCGGGACCAATAAAGTGGCATTCGGCGACCTCCCGCTCGACATGAACGGGCGGAGCATAACCGCATCCTCGGACGGGAAGTGTTTCGTGCAGTCCGTTTCACACAGCACCGTATACGCAAAGACGGAGAACAAGCGCATATCGGAACTCTATGCGAAGCTGGAGAAGCTCAAGGGCGAGCTGAGTATAGAAAGGAGTATGTTCGGCGTGCTCACAGAAGAAGAGAACCTGATAAGGAAGAACGCCCAGACACCTGACGGAAAGACATTCAGATCCGAAGACATGAAAGACGCCGTCCTCTTTTTCAGAGAAAGGATGGCATCGCTTTGCGGCGAGAAGTTCGAATCGCAGAAGAAGATCGAGAAGCTTTCATACGAGATATCCAAAATAGAATCACAGATCGGCGCGGACGACCGGGGCCGAAGAAGGTCCCAGGTGGAAATAGAGGTGCATTGCGACGGCGACACCGAATCGGAGCTCACGATATCCTATTTCATTCACAATGCAAGATGGATACCGTATTACGACATAAGAGTGAAGGATATAGGAAGTCCCCTGTCCCTCGCTTCCAAGGCCATCGTGTACCAGAACACAGGAGAAGACTGGAACAACATTGACATAATACTGTCCACCGGGAACCCGTCGCTGAGCGGCAACCTGCCCGACCTGAGGCCATGGTACATAGACTTCTACGTACCCTATGCCCCCGAGCCCAGTCCCGAATGGAACACGGCGTACCAAGCGGCGCCGTCCATGAGGCTGAGGAAGTCCGCCGAGATGCCGGTTTGTGCGGATCTATGCGTGGAGGAATGTGCCAGCGATGCATTGACTGTGAAACCTGCCGCTCCTCTCGCAGTCCAGACTGAAAGTGTGGCAAGTGTGGAGTACACGCTGCCCGTTCCGTACACAGTATTGTCGTCGGAAACTGGAAAGACCGTGGACATACTGACGCATGAGCTCAAGGCCAGTTACCAGTACAGGTGCGTAAGGAAGTTGGAAAAGGATGTGTTCCTTGTCGCGGAAGTCAAAGACTGGACGCACCTGAACCTCCTCGCCGGGAATGCGAACGTTTTCTTTGAGGACAAGTACGTGGGCGAGATACACGTGGACCCGAGAAAGGCGGAGGAAGGACTCCGGATATCCCTGGGAAGGGATAAGAACATCATCGTCACGAGGGTCAGAGGAAAGGACTATACGTCGACATCCACAATGGGTTCCTCGGCCAAGGCCAGCAGGGAGTGGACGATCAACGCGAGGAACCTCAGGAAACAGGATATCGATATAACCATTGAGGATCAGATACCTGTGTCTGCTAACAAGGACATCACGGTGGACGCCGTCAATGTGTCCGGGGCGGAGCTTGACAAAGAAACAGGGAAGCTGACCTGGAAGTTCACGCTGAGTCCCGCCGATTCCAAGGTCCTATCCGTAAAATACATGGTCACATACCCGAAGAACAGGACAGTAATCCTGGAGTGA
- a CDS encoding YbjQ family protein: protein MILVSTNYITGKELEMLGLVKGSTVQTKHIGKDITQGLKSVVGGELKAYTEMMDEARAIATKRMVGEAEALKADAIVNVRYSTSSIVAGAAEVIVYGTAVRFA, encoded by the coding sequence ATGATCTTGGTAAGTACTAACTATATCACAGGAAAGGAACTGGAAATGCTTGGACTCGTAAAGGGCAGCACTGTCCAGACAAAGCACATCGGAAAGGACATCACGCAGGGACTCAAGAGCGTGGTGGGCGGGGAGCTGAAAGCGTACACGGAGATGATGGACGAGGCGAGGGCCATAGCGACAAAGAGAATGGTCGGAGAGGCGGAGGCCCTCAAGGCGGACGCTATCGTGAATGTCCGTTATTCAACGTCATCGATCGTTGCCGGCGCGGCAGAGGTCATTGTGTACGGGACGGCCGTAAGGTTCGCCTGA
- a CDS encoding DUF1801 domain-containing protein produces MKMITISEYVNSLNENGGKAVIKFIDFMNAEFPDIEPAISYGMPMWKFGAKLYDGYVAISAAKGHFSVHFYDEARISDLSELLPGCTFGKRCVSIKYGDENSTARVMQSVKEYVIKSFASLGR; encoded by the coding sequence ATGAAAATGATCACAATAAGCGAGTATGTTAACAGCTTAAATGAAAACGGAGGAAAAGCTGTGATCAAATTCATAGATTTTATGAATGCTGAATTTCCCGACATCGAACCCGCGATAAGCTACGGTATGCCGATGTGGAAGTTTGGGGCGAAGCTATACGACGGATATGTGGCAATATCCGCCGCGAAAGGACATTTTTCAGTGCATTTTTATGACGAGGCCAGAATATCGGACCTATCTGAACTGTTACCGGGCTGCACTTTCGGCAAACGGTGCGTGAGCATCAAATACGGAGATGAAAATTCCACAGCCAGAGTGATGCAAAGCGTAAAGGAATATGTCATCAAATCATTTGCATCTCTCGGCAGGTAA